DNA sequence from the Gouania willdenowi chromosome 21, fGouWil2.1, whole genome shotgun sequence genome:
CTTTGactcaagatggctgacttcctgtttggttttgggcgtggtcataatgtaactttttgttcatcttggggtcaagaaTACGTGTGCACGCATTTTTTTgcaagatttttttcattttgccaaaatatctatttttttcagCAGGTCTGAGGAGCATTTTGGGTAAACgtgtgaaataataataaaagcaagaacaataggttcctacggaccctaataataataataataataataataatacactggattttatatagtgcttatcatagacactcaaagcgctttataGAAATAAggaattattctttcactcgacacttagtggtggtaagctactattgtagccacagctgccctggggcagactgactgaAGCATGGCGgccatagtgaaccataggcccctcccacaaataaataaagtaaataagaaAAGTAAAtcaattatgaaaaaataaacacaataataacacaaaacattgtttcaatgcaataataaaatgtgtttggctgtgaaaaaaaaataatatatatataataaacagtCAGTGGTAAACTTCACAGTTGTTCccttactctctctctctgtgtgtgtgtgtgtgtgtgtgtgtgcgtgtgtgtgtgtgtgcgtgtgtgtgtgtgtgtgtgtgtgtgtgtgtgtgtgtgtgtgtgttacagcctCCCGTTGACTCGTCCGTCAGCAGAAAGTTTAAATGTGTggaatgtggaaaagcttttaaatACAAACATCACCTGAAAGAACATCTACGCATCCACAGTGGTGAGTTATTAtagaccaggaccaggactggGTCCTCTGATGTGACCATGTGATCTGTGTGCGtttcaggagagaaaccatacGAGTGTTCCAACTGTGGGAAGCGGTTCTCACACTCTGGTTCCTACAGCTCTCACATCAGCAGTAAGAAGTGTGTCACTCTGAATTCATTCAAAGGAACCAAAACAGACTCCGCCTCCTCCTCTGAGAGCCCCGCCCTCGCTCAGCTCTGCCTCACACTGGACAAAGAGAATCTACTGGAACCACTGGACATTCAAAAAGAACCAATGGATGAGTCCCAGTCTAGATCTGGTTTGGGGGTCTTTATGACGAGTGGTAGCTCCGCCCACAGCCCACCCACCTTACGGTGTTACTCAGGGCACAGAGGGCTCCATGGCGTGGATGACGCAGAGGAGGTTTACACACTCAGAGCCTACATGAAGGACCTACAGGCCTGCATGGAGCACAAGGCTGAGAACATCTTTGACTTTACGCTACAGAAGGTCAACGAGGCCAAAACTTTAATCCAGGATTCCAGACGATACGGAGACCTGAGGATGGAGGGTGTGACAGAGGACCATGGGTCCCACTCTGGTGAGACCTTCACTGGGCCCCTCCCCCTCTACCAACACCAGAACTACCTGTTCACCATGAAGGAGAAGACTAGCCCTTCAGTCTCCACCAACACCAGGAACCACAAGGCTTACTTTAACATGAACACTGATCCCAACTCAGAAGATCTGCTCAACATCTCCATTGCTGTGGGCCTCCCCCAGGAGATGGTCCAAGAGAGGTTTGCTCAGTCAAAGAACCAGAGGTGTAGGACCACTGATACTTCAAATTCACACCTGATTAACTCTGAAGTCTACTATCAGGACCAGAGTCAGGAACCCACAGAGGCCTCAGAGGGCCATGGAGGAAATGTTCCTCTGGATCTGTCTCTGCCAAAGCACATGAAGACCCTGGACACCAGTGGTTTGCTTTCTAATGTTTTGGTGAAGAAGACCAAAAAACCCTCAAACCTGACCAGGATAGACCTCATTGGACCCAAAGATCAGGAAAAGTCCATCCAGGAGAAAAGCTCCATGTTAGTGAATCATCTTTTTGTACCGAGTCCCCCCACCCTCATCAGACCAGCTCAGACACCACTCCCCTTCTCCAGCCTGGAGCCAATCAACTTCCTGCCTCACATGGCCTTCACCTACAGTGCAGCGTTCACTGAAGTTCAGCAGAACACCAGATACCAGCAGAGGCCCATGTTCCAGGTGAGAAGAACCTTTATGActcatcagtgtgtgtttcaggtcctgttagttaaataaaataaaggaaaggATGTACATTgacctaagttaccatggtgatttagcctaagttaccgtggtgatttagcttaagttaccatggtgatttagcttaagttaccatggtgatttagcctaagttaccatggtaatttagcttaagttaccatggtgatttagcttaagttaccatggtgatttagcttaagttaccatggtgatttagcctaagttaccatggtgatttagcttaagttaccatggtgatttagcctaagttaccatggtgatttagcttaagttaccatggtgatttagcctaagttaccatggtgatttagcttaagttaccatggtgatttagcttaagttaccatggtgatttagcttaagttaccatggtgatttagcttaagttaccatggtaatttagcctaagttaccatggtgatttagcttaaGTTACCATgttgatttagcctaagttaccatggtgatttaccttaagttaccatggtgatttagcctaagttaccatggtgatttagcctaagttaccatggtgatttagtctaagttaccatggtgatttagcctaagttaccatggtgatttaacctaagttaccatggtgatttagcctaagttaccgtggtgatttaacctaagttaccgtggtgatttagcctaagttgccgtggtgatttagcctaagttaccgtggtgatttagcctaagttaccatggtgatttaacctaagttaccatggtgatttagcctaagttaccatggtgatttagcctaagttaccatggtgatttagcctaagttaccatggtgatttagcctaagttaccatggtgattta
Encoded proteins:
- the LOC114455037 gene encoding zinc finger E-box-binding homeobox 2-like, whose translation is MERTRCTRRKQAKPRRKDGLLCAADDDEEDDEDSSSHLLACALCGRGYKRVTSLNEHVKREHQQVQPDHHMTSRKMLKQQPPVDSSVSRKFKCVECGKAFKYKHHLKEHLRIHSGEKPYECSNCGKRFSHSGSYSSHISSKKCVTLNSFKGTKTDSASSSESPALAQLCLTLDKENLLEPLDIQKEPMDESQSRSGLGVFMTSGSSAHSPPTLRCYSGHRGLHGVDDAEEVYTLRAYMKDLQACMEHKAENIFDFTLQKVNEAKTLIQDSRRYGDLRMEGVTEDHGSHSGETFTGPLPLYQHQNYLFTMKEKTSPSVSTNTRNHKAYFNMNTDPNSEDLLNISIAVGLPQEMVQERFAQSKNQRCRTTDTSNSHLINSEVYYQDQSQEPTEASEGHGGNVPLDLSLPKHMKTLDTSGLLSNVLVKKTKKPSNLTRIDLIGPKDQEKSIQEKSSMLVNHLFVPSPPTLIRPAQTPLPFSSLEPINFLPHMAFTYSAAFTEVQQNTRYQQRPMFQDELLDRMDLMSEAKYLMKMKQTDSGTYACDLCDKTFQKSSSLLRHKYEHTGRRPHQCHVCQKAFKHKHHLIEHSRLHSGEKPYQCDKCGKRFSHSGSYSQHMNHRYSYCKKEALEKEALEREALEREALEKEALEREALEREALEKEALEREALEKEALEKEALEKEALEREAAQRENPEEV